A region from the Paenibacillus humicola genome encodes:
- a CDS encoding class I SAM-dependent methyltransferase, which produces MFPNLSEHPGWVKPHSFAWYRRIGERRGKYEYPWRYIPDGPQAEDALTEALQGIVRGRVLDVGCGHGEYALRWSGQAEEIVGLDITPGFLETAKRMGKGNLRFVKANTKQGLPFPAAYFDAAYTKKGPGSWYAEGNRVVKPGGGIAALHPGADRAADDAEGDMRVYFPGLFPPSQDGGPSFGETLRARLAASGLADAAVRTIREQGFLPEPEDVLSMACFGQPDEVTAYVLDCCMGRIEDRFARLAGPKGLPITGYYYLVTARANGRGGTHL; this is translated from the coding sequence TTGTTTCCGAATTTAAGCGAACATCCGGGCTGGGTAAAGCCTCATTCGTTTGCATGGTACAGGAGGATCGGCGAACGCCGGGGAAAATACGAATACCCGTGGCGTTACATTCCGGACGGACCGCAGGCGGAGGACGCCTTGACCGAAGCGCTGCAGGGCATCGTTCGCGGACGCGTACTGGACGTCGGCTGCGGGCACGGCGAATACGCGCTGCGATGGTCCGGTCAGGCGGAGGAAATCGTCGGCCTCGATATTACGCCTGGATTTCTCGAAACGGCAAAGCGGATGGGAAAAGGAAACCTGCGCTTTGTGAAGGCGAATACGAAGCAGGGACTGCCGTTTCCGGCGGCGTATTTCGATGCCGCTTATACCAAAAAGGGGCCGGGGAGCTGGTATGCCGAAGGAAACCGCGTAGTCAAGCCGGGCGGCGGGATCGCAGCCCTGCATCCCGGGGCCGACCGGGCGGCGGACGATGCGGAGGGCGATATGCGGGTTTATTTTCCCGGGTTGTTTCCGCCGTCTCAGGACGGCGGACCTTCGTTCGGTGAAACGCTGCGCGCGCGGCTTGCGGCAAGCGGGCTTGCGGACGCGGCGGTACGCACGATTCGCGAGCAAGGCTTTCTGCCGGAGCCCGAAGACGTGTTGTCCATGGCATGCTTCGGGCAGCCGGACGAAGTGACGGCGTACGTGTTGGACTGCTGCATGGGCCGAATCGAAGATCGGTTTGCCAGGCTCGCAGGGCCGAAAGGATTGCCGATTACCGGTTATTATTATCTGGTAACCGCCAGAGCGAACGGCAGGGGAGGGACGCACCTATGA
- a CDS encoding alpha-amylase family protein: protein MDVNVKPWWKKPLRVIQPNLQVKDTALIDPERLASQLKRMGANAVVFNAGGIYAWYPTRVAYHTANEYLPQNVDLLREVIRSCHRQQLRFIARFDFSKAADTIYLHRPQWFARDGEGQPHIIGAKRPGNWSLLMSTCINGAYRNEAVALPVLEEVLREYEIDGIFFNAPGFVACTCEKCRRKYKARYGTELPRDSRDYNPDWASSCMKDNMENIYAFVKRVHPSIPMILYYNLYRDNLFDREQTTDMLCTEPQDVLSLGVRHIPAFWKPALSIKLGRSLPDRPVPFGIVHSSPGMDWRHTGLPPAEYRFWLAQIPAYGGSIWHSLTGIPDTIGDKRILDTVGYINQQVQKVEPYMEDALPWSQTALLWTAGPSAEGWADGLINRQIPFDVLLAEQISTERLKPYRVFIVPEGARLPAVSALTEFVEQGGRLIVEGAVPDAPGIHRLLGISEQTQISEELTASYLRFEGEGNPLQAGLEATELIAHRGKVVYCRPAGSADVLATLVPPFSPLESVGAPPERASLPVSRTDLPLAVRNRRGRGTVLYFPFSLSALINEFKLGEHYQLLANAVVTGIGGERDMEVSFMQGLQVTMFKKEGAVLIHFVNGAGQRPLAASVPLHDIEVKLRLPGAGKVTAVKLLISETEPAYQAEHGILRITVPKLEVWECLLVECG, encoded by the coding sequence ATGGACGTGAACGTCAAACCGTGGTGGAAAAAACCGCTTCGCGTGATCCAGCCGAATCTGCAGGTGAAGGATACGGCCCTCATCGATCCGGAACGGCTGGCTTCCCAATTGAAGAGGATGGGGGCCAACGCGGTCGTATTCAATGCCGGCGGGATATACGCCTGGTATCCGACTCGGGTGGCCTATCATACGGCCAACGAATATTTGCCCCAAAATGTCGATTTGCTTCGGGAAGTGATCCGCAGCTGCCATCGTCAGCAGCTCCGGTTTATTGCCCGGTTCGATTTCAGCAAAGCGGCCGACACGATCTACTTACATCGGCCGCAGTGGTTTGCGCGGGACGGTGAAGGTCAGCCGCACATTATCGGGGCGAAACGGCCGGGGAACTGGTCCTTGCTGATGTCCACCTGCATCAACGGGGCCTACCGCAATGAAGCGGTAGCCCTTCCCGTGCTCGAGGAAGTGCTGCGGGAGTATGAAATCGACGGGATTTTTTTCAATGCTCCCGGTTTTGTTGCCTGTACTTGCGAAAAGTGCCGGCGCAAATACAAAGCAAGGTATGGAACCGAGCTTCCGCGCGATTCCCGGGATTATAACCCCGATTGGGCGTCGAGCTGCATGAAAGACAACATGGAGAACATCTACGCGTTCGTCAAACGCGTTCATCCGTCGATTCCCATGATTCTGTATTACAATTTGTACCGCGACAACCTGTTTGACCGCGAACAGACGACGGATATGCTGTGCACGGAGCCCCAGGATGTTCTGTCCCTTGGCGTACGTCATATTCCGGCGTTCTGGAAACCCGCACTCAGCATCAAGCTGGGCCGGTCCTTGCCGGACAGGCCGGTACCGTTCGGCATCGTTCACTCGTCTCCGGGAATGGACTGGCGGCATACGGGCCTTCCTCCGGCGGAATACCGGTTTTGGCTCGCGCAAATCCCGGCTTACGGCGGGAGCATCTGGCATTCCTTGACCGGCATCCCCGATACGATCGGCGATAAACGCATTTTGGATACGGTCGGGTACATAAACCAGCAGGTGCAGAAGGTCGAGCCTTATATGGAAGATGCGCTTCCTTGGTCGCAAACCGCGCTGCTGTGGACGGCCGGCCCGTCGGCTGAAGGATGGGCGGACGGTCTGATCAACAGGCAAATCCCGTTTGACGTTTTGCTGGCGGAGCAGATTTCAACCGAGCGGCTGAAGCCGTACCGCGTCTTCATCGTCCCGGAAGGAGCCCGGCTTCCTGCAGTATCCGCGCTGACGGAATTCGTCGAACAGGGCGGCCGGCTGATCGTGGAAGGGGCGGTACCGGACGCTCCCGGCATCCATCGTCTTCTCGGCATTTCGGAGCAAACGCAAATCAGCGAAGAGCTGACGGCTTCGTACCTGCGGTTCGAAGGAGAAGGCAATCCGCTTCAGGCCGGGCTTGAGGCGACGGAGCTGATCGCCCACCGCGGGAAAGTCGTCTATTGCCGGCCTGCCGGATCGGCGGACGTGCTGGCGACCCTGGTTCCGCCTTTCTCGCCGCTGGAAAGCGTCGGCGCGCCGCCGGAACGCGCATCCCTGCCTGTGAGCCGAACCGATCTGCCGCTCGCCGTCCGGAACCGCCGGGGCAGGGGCACTGTATTATATTTCCCCTTTTCCCTGAGCGCTTTGATCAACGAATTCAAGCTCGGCGAGCATTATCAGCTCCTCGCTAACGCCGTCGTGACGGGCATCGGCGGCGAGCGCGACATGGAGGTGTCGTTTATGCAGGGGCTGCAGGTCACGATGTTCAAAAAAGAAGGCGCCGTGCTGATTCACTTCGTAAACGGAGCCGGACAGCGGCCGCTTGCGGCGTCCGTTCCGCTTCACGATATCGAGGTGAAGCTGCGTTTGCCGGGCGCCGGCAAGGTAACGGCCGTCAAACTGCTCATTTCGGAAACCGAGCCTGCCTATCAAGCCGAACATGGGATACTGCGTATCACGGTACCGAAATTGGAGGTATGGGAATGTCTGCTCGTTGAATGCGGATGA
- a CDS encoding GerAB/ArcD/ProY family transporter translates to MPGKTNISARQFMILVLLFSVGTILLHTSSPLAGFAKQDAWLAAILGTVGGLLNVGLFLAVGRLFPHLTLDRVNEKVFGKWLGKLINFCFFFWAFTSSSFIIFFVGDFIKTFWEPETPIAALNILFGAVVILAARLGVETFARSAELLFIPFIILIVALIIFIAPQAQIHYIQPVLENGIRPVIQASLLYLSLFSVASVIFLMIFPSSVSQSKTAGKAFYMGILFGGILLIIVILLNLLVLGPDLVTRNIAPSYALAKKINIGDFLTRLEAIIAFNWIITTYFRGVIYFHCSLVVFANLFEIKDARPFSLPLGMLMIVLSLIAFPNTQAVGHFIKHIWLFYGSTFGLLLPFVLLCTSKIRSLFGVPKHN, encoded by the coding sequence ATGCCCGGAAAAACGAATATATCGGCACGTCAGTTCATGATCCTCGTCCTTCTGTTTTCGGTTGGCACGATTCTTTTGCATACTTCCTCTCCCTTGGCCGGTTTTGCCAAGCAGGATGCATGGCTTGCAGCGATACTCGGTACCGTGGGCGGATTATTAAATGTCGGGTTGTTTTTAGCAGTCGGCCGGTTGTTCCCCCATCTTACTTTGGATCGGGTCAATGAGAAAGTGTTCGGAAAATGGCTTGGAAAGCTGATCAATTTTTGTTTCTTTTTCTGGGCGTTTACCAGCAGCTCCTTCATTATATTTTTTGTAGGCGACTTTATTAAAACGTTCTGGGAGCCCGAAACGCCGATTGCCGCCTTGAATATTTTGTTCGGAGCGGTTGTCATCCTCGCTGCCAGGCTCGGCGTTGAAACCTTTGCACGATCGGCCGAGCTGTTATTCATCCCTTTTATCATCTTGATCGTTGCGCTCATTATCTTCATTGCGCCTCAAGCGCAAATCCATTATATACAGCCAGTACTAGAGAACGGAATAAGACCGGTTATACAAGCCTCGCTTTTATATCTCAGTTTGTTTTCGGTAGCTTCGGTCATCTTTTTGATGATTTTCCCTTCTTCTGTCAGTCAAAGCAAAACAGCCGGAAAAGCCTTTTACATGGGAATATTATTTGGGGGAATTCTGTTAATTATCGTGATTCTCCTGAATCTTCTCGTTCTTGGTCCGGATCTGGTGACGAGGAACATCGCCCCGAGCTATGCGTTGGCAAAAAAAATCAATATCGGGGATTTTCTCACGCGCCTCGAAGCGATCATCGCTTTTAACTGGATTATTACAACGTACTTTCGGGGAGTGATCTATTTTCATTGTTCGCTTGTCGTGTTTGCAAACCTGTTTGAAATCAAAGACGCCCGCCCGTTCAGTCTGCCTCTCGGCATGCTGATGATTGTCCTGTCGCTTATCGCTTTTCCGAACACGCAGGCGGTCGGGCACTTTATTAAGCACATCTGGTTATTTTACGGTTCGACCTTCGGGCTCCTGTTGCCTTTCGTCCTGCTTTGCACGTCTAAAATCCGAAGCCTGTTTGGCGTTCCCAAGCACAATTGA
- a CDS encoding spore germination protein has product MTFSNRSNSGSGATESAHEIQPLQTSLAMNIRKAEEDLGRSTDIIIREVRTRTFVVPSIAVLYTDGLADEKVINDFIMESFFLDITEEPVSSSSDLFQIVQDKAVTIGDIKTVTDFETLYHAILSGETVILLDGHAVGVAVDTRGWKDRGVTESSTESAVRGPREAFSETLQTNTALIRRKIKDPNLWVETRPIGRVTKTDVAIMFINGIANDKVVEEVRRRLDRIDIDGIMESGYIEELIQDETYTPFPTVFNSERPDIIASELLEGKVAILVDGTPFVLIVPALFVSFLHAAEDYYHRADISSLVRMLRYIGIFITLFAPSLYVAITTFHQEMLPTPLLLGLAAQREGIPFPAFIEALIMELAFEVLREAGLRMPRAIGPAVSVVGTLIIGEASVEAGIVSAAMVIIVAITAISSFVFPAYSMSNTFRMLRFPMMGLAASFGLFGIIIGVIVIVLHLCSLRSFGVPYMSPFAPMIPADQKDAIFRLPQWALLSRPRLISRNNAIRKRYSPPKPKPRK; this is encoded by the coding sequence ATGACATTTTCCAATCGTTCGAATTCGGGAAGCGGAGCTACGGAGTCCGCACACGAGATCCAGCCTTTGCAAACGAGCCTAGCGATGAATATCCGGAAGGCGGAAGAAGATCTCGGCCGCAGTACGGATATTATCATCCGCGAGGTTCGCACGAGAACCTTCGTCGTTCCGTCGATCGCGGTCCTTTACACCGACGGCTTGGCGGATGAAAAAGTAATCAACGACTTCATTATGGAGTCGTTTTTCCTGGATATAACGGAAGAACCGGTTTCATCCTCCTCCGACCTGTTTCAAATCGTGCAGGACAAAGCGGTCACAATCGGAGATATCAAAACCGTGACGGACTTTGAAACGTTGTACCACGCGATTTTGTCCGGCGAGACCGTCATTTTGCTGGATGGGCATGCGGTCGGAGTGGCGGTCGACACTCGCGGCTGGAAGGACCGCGGGGTGACCGAATCTTCCACCGAATCCGCCGTTCGCGGGCCGCGCGAAGCGTTCTCCGAAACGCTCCAAACGAATACCGCCTTGATTCGGCGCAAAATTAAAGACCCGAATCTATGGGTAGAGACCAGACCGATCGGACGGGTAACCAAAACCGATGTCGCGATCATGTTTATTAATGGAATCGCAAACGACAAAGTGGTCGAGGAAGTCCGCAGGCGTCTGGACCGGATCGATATCGACGGCATCATGGAAAGCGGCTATATCGAGGAATTGATTCAGGACGAAACGTATACCCCTTTCCCGACCGTCTTCAATTCGGAACGACCGGATATTATCGCTTCCGAGCTGCTGGAAGGCAAAGTCGCCATTCTGGTTGACGGAACCCCCTTCGTTCTTATCGTCCCGGCTTTGTTCGTTTCCTTCCTGCATGCGGCGGAAGATTATTATCACCGCGCAGATATAAGCAGCCTTGTCCGCATGCTTCGTTATATCGGGATATTCATCACGTTATTTGCGCCATCGCTATATGTCGCCATTACGACGTTCCACCAGGAAATGCTGCCTACGCCGCTATTGCTCGGGTTGGCGGCCCAGCGGGAAGGCATCCCCTTCCCCGCTTTCATCGAAGCGCTGATCATGGAGCTGGCCTTCGAAGTTCTAAGGGAAGCCGGGCTTCGTATGCCAAGAGCCATCGGCCCCGCCGTATCCGTCGTCGGAACGCTCATCATCGGGGAGGCGTCCGTCGAGGCGGGGATCGTATCGGCTGCAATGGTCATCATCGTGGCCATCACGGCGATCAGCAGCTTTGTTTTTCCCGCCTACAGCATGTCCAACACATTCCGGATGCTTCGCTTTCCCATGATGGGTCTTGCCGCTTCGTTCGGGCTGTTCGGGATCATTATCGGTGTCATTGTCATTGTGCTTCATTTGTGCAGCTTACGGTCATTCGGGGTTCCCTATATGAGTCCTTTTGCGCCGATGATCCCTGCGGACCAGAAGGATGCGATCTTTCGGCTGCCTCAGTGGGCATTGCTTTCCCGTCCTCGTCTGATCAGCCGGAACAATGCGATTCGCAAGCGGTATTCTCCGCCAAAACCGAAACCGCGGAAATAA
- a CDS encoding serine/threonine protein kinase — protein MTYSSNVLLETNRADGDWADFLARSGRVFRVFDKQDSGCVSYGVEAGGRRLFVKHAGAPETAAFLRRAERINRSFRHPLLPELLNAFPAGAGYALVYEWVDGEVLGTPEFPGEQGRNDPRSPHYRFRQLPAECIVCALNAVYECHVRLEEHGFVAEDFYDGCMIYDFGRHRLHLCDLDCYHEGPYTLDRERCFGSTRFMAPEEWRRGCLIDSRTNVYTMGAAAFVFLADGSRREADWRASAKLYEEAAKAVSDGREARYGTVAEFYAAWLGAQPA, from the coding sequence ATGACGTATTCGTCGAATGTGCTGCTGGAAACAAATCGTGCGGACGGCGACTGGGCGGACTTTCTGGCTCGAAGCGGCCGTGTTTTCCGGGTGTTCGACAAGCAGGATTCGGGCTGCGTATCGTACGGCGTGGAAGCCGGGGGCCGCCGCCTGTTCGTCAAGCACGCCGGAGCGCCCGAAACGGCCGCTTTTTTGCGGCGGGCCGAGCGGATCAACCGCTCGTTCCGCCATCCGCTGCTGCCGGAGCTGCTGAACGCTTTTCCGGCGGGAGCGGGCTATGCGCTCGTCTACGAATGGGTGGACGGCGAGGTGCTGGGGACGCCCGAATTTCCCGGCGAGCAGGGAAGAAACGATCCCCGTTCCCCCCATTACCGGTTCCGGCAGCTTCCCGCGGAATGCATAGTCTGCGCGCTGAACGCCGTTTACGAATGCCATGTCCGCCTGGAGGAACACGGCTTTGTCGCGGAGGATTTTTACGACGGCTGTATGATTTACGATTTCGGGCGTCACCGTCTTCATCTGTGCGATTTGGACTGCTATCACGAAGGCCCGTATACGCTTGACCGGGAGCGGTGCTTCGGGTCGACGCGGTTTATGGCTCCCGAGGAATGGCGGCGGGGCTGCCTGATCGACAGCCGGACCAACGTGTATACGATGGGAGCCGCCGCTTTCGTCTTCCTCGCGGACGGCAGCCGCCGCGAAGCGGATTGGCGCGCTTCGGCGAAGCTGTACGAGGAGGCGGCCAAGGCCGTTTCGGACGGCCGCGAAGCCCGGTACGGCACCGTGGCGGAATTTTACGCCGCCTGGCTCGGCGCGCAGCCGGCCTGA
- a CDS encoding carbohydrate ABC transporter permease — MVQKRFSLFDVLNGIILILISVCVIFPFLYVFSVSFTDPDSYVPLKLYLFPDKWSLSTYKYLLSTNSFIDCFKSTAFITIVGTLFNLAVTFTLAYGISKKNVAGRPLILGFIVFTLVFNAGILPNYLLVKELGLLNSYWSLIWPSLTNAWSLLVVKSFIEALPGELEEAARIDGCNDLGVFFRIIVPLSMPAIAAFTLFFAVSHWNTYFNALIYLSDSKKWTLQVLLKTLVIDSDSSGQSDDVMVPQETIKMASIILVMAPILVVYPFLQKYFAKGVLIGSVKG, encoded by the coding sequence ATGGTCCAAAAAAGATTTTCGCTGTTCGATGTGTTGAACGGGATCATCTTGATTCTGATCAGCGTGTGCGTCATTTTCCCGTTTCTCTATGTATTTAGCGTATCGTTTACGGATCCGGATTCCTATGTGCCGCTAAAGCTGTACCTGTTTCCGGATAAATGGTCCTTGTCGACGTACAAGTACCTGCTGTCCACCAACAGCTTCATCGATTGCTTTAAAAGCACGGCGTTTATCACCATTGTCGGCACGCTGTTCAATCTGGCCGTGACGTTCACGCTGGCCTACGGAATCAGCAAAAAAAATGTGGCGGGCCGGCCGCTGATCCTGGGCTTTATTGTTTTCACGCTGGTGTTCAACGCAGGCATCCTGCCGAACTACCTGCTCGTGAAAGAGCTGGGACTGCTGAACTCGTACTGGTCGCTGATATGGCCTTCGCTGACCAACGCCTGGAGCCTGCTCGTCGTCAAGAGCTTCATCGAAGCGCTGCCGGGCGAACTGGAGGAGGCGGCGAGAATCGACGGCTGCAACGATCTGGGCGTGTTCTTCCGGATTATCGTTCCGCTGTCTATGCCGGCGATTGCGGCCTTTACGCTGTTCTTTGCGGTGTCGCACTGGAACACCTATTTCAACGCGCTCATTTATTTGTCCGATTCCAAAAAATGGACCCTGCAGGTGCTGCTGAAAACGCTGGTCATCGATTCGGATTCGAGCGGCCAAAGCGACGATGTGATGGTCCCGCAGGAAACCATCAAGATGGCTTCCATCATTTTGGTCATGGCTCCGATTCTGGTGGTGTATCCCTTCTTGCAGAAGTATTTTGCCAAAGGCGTGTTGATCGGCTCGGTTAAAGGGTAA
- a CDS encoding Ger(x)C family spore germination protein, giving the protein MKRKAFLFLLVLILPVVTTGCWSRRELSNLAIVGAIGIDKAGKQYEVTVQVMDPGIVAAKKPSSERPPSVIYHAIGETVPQAIRRMTTVTPRYLYFAHLRMLILGERLAKEGIRNTLDFLSRNNELRTDFYIAVSRGATAREVLGVLTPLEQLPANTMFKSLEVSKETWAPTVHVQLDELMNDLTSDGKQPVLTGIRILGDPEQAANQQSLLRTEVPAGLQYTGLAVFKEDKLQGWLNEKDSKGYNYTKNKVDRTIGVTPCPEGGKISSEVINSETEVKGKVIKGRPIINIHVRIEQNVQDVECKMDLTKKESIADLDQRSNQTVRNIVQDAIKNVQTKYKVDIFGFGEVIRRADPRAWRKLEQNWDRTFTNDLQVHVTTDVKTRRLGTVTNSFLQTEQ; this is encoded by the coding sequence GTGAAGCGAAAAGCGTTCTTATTCCTGCTTGTTCTGATCCTGCCGGTCGTGACGACCGGCTGCTGGAGCCGCCGCGAGCTCAGTAACCTTGCCATCGTCGGTGCGATCGGCATCGATAAAGCGGGCAAACAATACGAGGTTACCGTGCAGGTCATGGATCCGGGTATCGTAGCGGCCAAGAAACCAAGCAGCGAGCGGCCTCCGTCCGTGATTTATCATGCAATAGGAGAAACGGTGCCTCAGGCCATCCGGAGAATGACGACGGTTACGCCCAGGTACCTTTATTTCGCGCATCTTCGGATGCTTATTTTAGGGGAAAGGCTGGCGAAGGAAGGCATCCGCAATACGCTTGATTTCCTGTCCAGAAACAACGAGTTACGGACGGATTTTTATATTGCCGTATCGAGAGGAGCAACGGCAAGGGAAGTATTAGGGGTTTTAACCCCGCTGGAACAGCTCCCGGCCAATACGATGTTCAAATCGCTTGAGGTTTCGAAAGAAACATGGGCTCCGACCGTTCACGTCCAGCTGGACGAACTGATGAACGATCTTACGAGCGACGGAAAGCAGCCGGTATTGACCGGCATCCGGATTCTGGGAGATCCGGAACAAGCCGCAAACCAGCAAAGTCTGCTCCGGACCGAGGTGCCGGCCGGCTTGCAATACACGGGTCTCGCCGTGTTTAAAGAAGACAAACTGCAGGGCTGGCTGAACGAAAAAGACAGCAAAGGGTACAACTATACCAAGAATAAAGTGGATCGTACAATCGGTGTGACGCCATGTCCCGAGGGAGGGAAAATTTCGTCCGAGGTCATCAACTCGGAGACGGAAGTGAAAGGAAAAGTCATCAAAGGCCGCCCCATCATTAACATCCATGTTCGAATCGAACAAAACGTGCAGGATGTCGAATGCAAGATGGACCTCACGAAGAAGGAGTCGATTGCCGATTTGGATCAAAGGTCGAATCAAACGGTTCGGAATATTGTTCAAGACGCAATCAAAAACGTACAAACCAAATATAAAGTCGACATTTTCGGTTTCGGCGAAGTTATTCGACGCGCCGATCCCAGGGCATGGAGGAAGCTGGAACAAAACTGGGACCGGACGTTTACGAACGACCTGCAGGTTCACGTGACGACGGATGTCAAGACCCGGCGTTTGGGGACCGTGACGAATTCGTTTTTGCAGACCGAGCAGTAA
- a CDS encoding aromatic ring-hydroxylating oxygenase subunit alpha, with the protein MSLPKNVTESQALPRDCTFSASDWQVLSPFWYPVAISEEVKDKPVPVKLPDVKLVCYRSRGQVVIARDLCFHRGAPLSKGWVENDEIVCPYHGFRYNCDGVCTAVPAHPASKISPKLKLITYPSIERYGFIWTSLAGTEPNLPAFAGWDDPDYLNVLPPGFDIAGSAGRQMEGFLDVSHFAFVHTETFGDRNNTEVPQYKVTREGSVLSADYWSTVSNYGKGQENPAPEGFMWLRAFRVFAPFAATLTVHFPNDGKLIILNFASPVSARYTRLFCPIARNFDKSVPIEEIVKFNLQVFQEDREMVESQTPEDLPLDLAAEAHIPADRTSIAYRQLLSELGLGRNYTS; encoded by the coding sequence ATGTCATTGCCCAAAAACGTTACCGAGTCCCAAGCGCTGCCTCGCGATTGCACGTTCTCCGCATCCGACTGGCAGGTCCTGTCTCCATTTTGGTATCCAGTTGCGATTTCCGAGGAGGTGAAGGATAAGCCGGTGCCGGTCAAGCTGCCTGACGTCAAATTGGTCTGCTACCGCAGCCGCGGCCAAGTCGTCATTGCCCGTGATCTGTGTTTCCATCGCGGCGCTCCGCTCAGCAAAGGCTGGGTGGAGAACGACGAGATCGTTTGTCCCTATCACGGCTTTCGCTACAACTGCGATGGCGTCTGCACCGCCGTCCCCGCCCATCCCGCAAGTAAAATTTCGCCGAAGCTCAAACTAATCACCTATCCGTCGATTGAAAGATACGGATTCATCTGGACCTCGCTTGCCGGAACCGAGCCGAATCTTCCGGCGTTTGCCGGCTGGGACGATCCCGATTACCTGAATGTTTTGCCGCCCGGCTTCGATATCGCGGGATCTGCGGGACGTCAAATGGAAGGCTTCCTGGATGTCTCCCATTTTGCCTTCGTGCACACGGAAACGTTCGGCGATCGCAACAATACGGAGGTCCCGCAATATAAAGTCACCCGGGAGGGCAGCGTGCTGTCGGCGGATTACTGGAGTACGGTCAGCAACTACGGCAAGGGGCAGGAAAATCCGGCTCCGGAAGGATTTATGTGGCTGCGCGCCTTCCGCGTTTTCGCTCCGTTTGCGGCAACGTTAACGGTCCACTTTCCCAATGACGGGAAGCTGATCATCTTGAACTTCGCTTCTCCCGTATCCGCGAGGTATACGAGGCTGTTTTGCCCGATCGCGAGAAATTTCGATAAAAGCGTTCCGATTGAAGAGATCGTGAAATTCAATTTGCAGGTATTCCAAGAGGACCGCGAAATGGTGGAGTCCCAAACCCCCGAGGACCTGCCGCTGGACTTGGCGGCGGAGGCGCACATTCCCGCCGACCGGACGTCCATTGCTTATCGCCAGCTGCTGTCGGAGCTTGGTTTAGGCCGAAATTATACCTCATGA
- a CDS encoding oligogalacturonate lyase family protein, with translation MQGKIYKPEYREYRDRISGRRIVQLTDYFAHSNHLYFTNHTFYRDDIIFKSQRGNASNLFRLHRDSMEIEQLTDLPQPSYKDRYFDRLLVSCVHEGSGEVYMFYLGRVLALHLRTFRLRTLYDTPEGYYLSSGSPSADGKYVIVSINENKVHREFEGGFYETWAAYPETRLVRIELETGRTDTVYAENYWIKHVNLSPTMPQLLTFCHEGPWDRIDHRVWLMDLSTGSVTKVITDQGPDKSVGHEYWLADGMRLGYHGRKREPGGTLHGYFGMIKYDNTEQVEVDFPFHSHHFHSSGPDLVVGDGQRIENPHVLLWKRSGNAFDPPRVLAYHGGMAINAATHVHPRFTPDESQVLFTSDRGGYANLYLADVGNVDDLPTLAEVAGKKP, from the coding sequence ATGCAGGGGAAAATATACAAGCCGGAATACAGGGAGTATCGGGACCGTATTTCGGGACGCCGCATCGTCCAGTTGACCGACTATTTCGCCCACAGCAATCATCTGTATTTTACGAATCATACGTTTTACCGCGACGATATTATTTTCAAGTCGCAGCGCGGCAACGCCAGCAACCTGTTCCGCCTCCATAGGGATTCGATGGAAATCGAGCAGCTGACCGATTTGCCGCAGCCTTCGTATAAGGACCGGTATTTCGACCGGCTGCTGGTGTCCTGCGTACACGAAGGCAGCGGGGAGGTATATATGTTTTACCTCGGCCGAGTGCTTGCGCTGCACCTGCGCACGTTTCGGCTGCGGACGCTCTACGATACGCCGGAGGGCTATTATCTGAGCTCGGGTTCCCCCAGCGCCGACGGAAAATATGTGATCGTATCGATCAACGAAAACAAGGTGCACCGCGAATTCGAAGGCGGCTTCTACGAGACGTGGGCGGCGTATCCCGAAACGCGGCTCGTCCGCATTGAGCTGGAAACCGGCAGAACGGACACCGTTTATGCGGAAAACTATTGGATCAAGCATGTGAACCTGTCGCCGACAATGCCGCAGCTGCTGACGTTCTGCCATGAGGGGCCGTGGGACCGGATCGACCATAGGGTCTGGCTGATGGATCTCTCTACCGGCAGCGTGACCAAGGTCATTACGGATCAGGGACCGGACAAATCGGTCGGTCACGAATATTGGCTGGCGGACGGTATGCGGCTCGGCTATCACGGCAGGAAACGGGAGCCGGGCGGGACGCTGCACGGCTACTTCGGCATGATCAAGTACGACAATACGGAGCAGGTCGAAGTCGATTTTCCGTTCCACAGCCATCACTTCCACAGCAGCGGACCGGATCTCGTCGTCGGCGACGGCCAGCGGATCGAGAACCCTCACGTCTTGCTGTGGAAACGAAGCGGCAATGCGTTCGATCCGCCACGCGTGCTCGCTTATCACGGCGGGATGGCGATCAATGCCGCCACTCACGTCCATCCGCGGTTCACGCCGGACGAGTCGCAGGTGCTGTTCACGTCAGACCGCGGCGGTTACGCCAACCTGTACCTCGCCGACGTCGGCAATGTTGACGATCTCCCGACGCTGGCCGAAGTGGCGGGGAAGAAACCGTGA